A window of the Solidesulfovibrio fructosivorans JJ] genome harbors these coding sequences:
- a CDS encoding ABC transporter ATP-binding protein yields MTTIASTLSAADGNESRAGLLGLIPLVKSRWGLLAWTILSGILSQGGALATFAVGAWLVGRAATGTPPAALVPGFWILGIAVAIAVGARQWQAYVSHELAFSLIETLQVGIYDGLERSAPRYVLGRRTGELASVATADAELMEHFYAHTLADYVGAIIVPLGALVVLAFLHPLAALTLLPFMLLVASVPYWLASRAGAQGRVVMEHLGRLNADTVETIQSLRELAIFGREKDFLDRLREGSQRLAATQRRYGIRAGLEHAAIDLSVAGATLAAAIVGLWLLRAGDLPLASYPLMLVLSGAALIPIVEVTQTARKLGELRAGARRILTIFTQKSCVRDDGQAPIPNDTTLSFETVGFRYDTAGGKPVLDGISLTLPPGEMVALVGASGAGKSTCAALALRFWDVTGGSIRLGGRDIRELPLTALRREIAWVPQEVHLFNESVADNIRLGKPEASLEDVERAARLAQAHTFITALPEGYDTRCGEQGARLSGGQRQRIAIARALLVQAPILLLDEASSNLDSENEAAFQAALASIRGKRAMLVIAHRLSTIKHADRILVMERGRIVEQGTHAQLLAKGGAYAALAEASED; encoded by the coding sequence ATGACCACCATCGCATCCACACTGTCCGCTGCCGACGGGAACGAAAGCCGGGCCGGGCTGCTCGGCCTTATTCCCCTTGTGAAAAGCCGCTGGGGACTGCTCGCCTGGACCATCCTTTCCGGCATCCTCAGCCAGGGGGGGGCTCTTGCCACCTTCGCCGTCGGCGCCTGGCTGGTCGGCCGGGCGGCAACCGGAACGCCGCCGGCGGCGCTAGTGCCCGGATTCTGGATTCTCGGCATCGCCGTGGCCATCGCCGTCGGCGCGCGCCAGTGGCAGGCCTACGTGTCCCATGAACTGGCCTTTTCCCTCATCGAAACCCTGCAGGTCGGGATTTACGACGGCCTGGAACGCTCGGCCCCGCGCTATGTGCTGGGCCGGCGCACCGGCGAGTTGGCCTCGGTGGCCACGGCGGACGCGGAGCTGATGGAGCATTTTTATGCCCATACGCTCGCCGATTACGTCGGCGCCATCATCGTCCCGCTGGGCGCGCTTGTCGTCCTCGCCTTTTTGCATCCCCTGGCCGCGCTGACGCTGCTGCCGTTCATGCTCCTCGTTGCCTCGGTGCCGTATTGGCTGGCCAGCCGGGCCGGGGCCCAGGGCCGCGTCGTCATGGAACACCTGGGCCGGCTCAACGCCGATACCGTGGAAACCATCCAATCCCTGCGCGAACTGGCCATTTTCGGCCGGGAAAAGGACTTTCTCGACCGCCTTCGCGAAGGATCGCAAAGGCTTGCCGCGACGCAACGCCGCTACGGCATCCGCGCCGGGCTCGAACACGCGGCCATCGATCTGTCCGTGGCCGGCGCGACGCTGGCCGCGGCGATCGTCGGGCTTTGGCTGCTGCGCGCCGGAGACCTGCCGCTGGCCTCTTATCCGCTCATGCTGGTGCTGTCCGGCGCGGCGCTCATTCCCATCGTCGAGGTGACCCAAACCGCCCGCAAACTCGGCGAATTGCGGGCCGGCGCCCGGCGCATCCTGACCATCTTCACCCAGAAGAGCTGCGTCCGGGATGACGGCCAGGCCCCGATCCCAAACGACACGACCTTGTCCTTTGAAACCGTGGGGTTCCGTTATGACACCGCGGGGGGGAAGCCGGTTCTCGACGGGATCAGCCTGACGCTACCTCCCGGGGAAATGGTGGCGCTGGTCGGCGCCTCGGGAGCGGGAAAAAGCACCTGCGCCGCGCTGGCCCTGCGGTTTTGGGATGTGACGGGCGGGTCCATCCGGCTTGGGGGGCGGGACATTCGCGAGCTTCCCCTGACGGCCTTGCGCCGGGAAATCGCCTGGGTCCCCCAGGAGGTGCACCTTTTCAACGAGAGTGTTGCCGACAATATCCGGCTCGGGAAGCCCGAGGCCTCGTTGGAGGATGTGGAACGCGCGGCGCGTCTGGCCCAGGCCCATACGTTCATCACGGCGCTTCCGGAAGGCTACGACACGCGCTGCGGCGAACAAGGGGCGCGGCTTTCCGGCGGGCAGCGGCAGCGCATCGCCATTGCCCGGGCGCTGCTCGTCCAAGCGCCCATCCTTCTCCTTGACGAGGCCTCATCCAACCTTGACAGCGAAAACGAAGCCGCGTTCCAGGCCGCCCTGGCCTCCATTCGCGGCAAGCGGGCCATGTTGGTGATCGCCCATCGGCTTTCCACCATCAAACACGCCGATCGGATTCTGGTTATGGAGCGCGGACGCATCGTCGAACAGGGAACCCATGCCCAACTCCTCGCCAAAGGCGGAGCCTACGCCGCCCTGGCCGAAGCATCGGAAGACTGA